The following coding sequences lie in one Rutidosis leptorrhynchoides isolate AG116_Rl617_1_P2 chromosome 6, CSIRO_AGI_Rlap_v1, whole genome shotgun sequence genomic window:
- the LOC139852568 gene encoding uncharacterized protein produces the protein MSSRSSILSPGRAGSIRNQPVPSTLTTSLSRRLKHSRSIKGGASPAMFPTPGKKRGCGFDNPEPSSPKVTCIGQVRVKSKKKHAKNVNSLRKFDHSRSQRQRFENSNGINNGNNQKWVHIPLTICEALRTFGSEVSCLFPCRSSCSSNTSLENKEKDEGVDRQGSCGAVVARWLVALQDGDGGGDRRDMELVGGRDVDGDVDGGYVRRHVFQDLEIVDDSIMGSMDEGRVSICVPPKNALLLMRCRSDPLMMEALANRFWEPSYDINDEEDDEFVDSEEEIEENEVHEEDFWVEKEKKVMALGEIMNQECEGSEEIVEIEEEEVKQSVPEENVEMNLEMEAKQSVLEDNVEMNLEIKKKECDLEENDQEQSLEINEEEERFYLDTLFDEIEHQEIEDQEVEEEEGEDDDMEDAQEELYEDIQENETGESNIEKVKVFEEEYQNMVTEFFPDDESHEEIVMESEIIENEVLEEENEKKDTNTSKPMPECLLLMMYEPKLSMEVSKETWVCSSDFIRRRSNKKKPPQPPPQPTQTLVESIEGQQESKVKASSSPSDVTTKEHDNHVMKMNAVQSEPGLHQPARSSYSFPTRPSVLEQKLVNTMGYEPLVLTRCNSEPMRTAAAKLKPDACYWKNKLEPPRRASFGIGMAGLGF, from the coding sequence ATGTCTTCAAGATCATCAATTCTCAGCCCGGGTCGGGCCGGATCAATCCGAAACCAACCAGTACCATCCACCTTAACTACTTCACTCAGCCGCAGGCTGAAACACAGTCGTAGTATCAAAGGTGGTGCGTCTCCGGCGATGTTTCCGACCCCCGGAAAAAAGAGAGGGTGTGGGTTTGATAACCCAGAACCATCTTCACCTAAAGTTACTTGCATTGGTCAAGTTAGAGTTAAATCAAAGAaaaaacatgctaaaaatgtcaACAGTTTGAGAAAATTTGATCATTCTCGTTCTCAACGACAACGTTTTGAGAAtagtaatggtattaataatgGGAATAATCAGAAGTGGGTTCATATACCTTTGACCATTTGTGAAGCGTTAAGGACTTTTGGTTCAGAAGTTAGTTGTTTGTTTCCTTGTAGGAGTTCTTGTTCTTCAAATACAAGTTtggaaaataaagaaaaagatgaagGTGTTGATAGGCAGGGGTCTTGTGGCGCGGTGGTTGCACGGTGGTTGGTGGCGTTGcaagatggtgatggtggtggtgatagGAGAGATATGGAATTGGTTGGTGGTCGTGACGTGGATGGTGACGTGGATGGTGGGTATGTAAGGAGGCATGTGTTTCAAGATTTGGAGATTGTGGATGATAGTATTATGGGGAGTATGGATGAAGGTAGGGTGAGTATTTGTGTACCACCTAAAAATGCCTTGTTGTTAATGAGGTGTAGATCTGATCCTTTGATGATGGAAGCTCTTGCGAATCGGTTTTGGGAACCGAGTTATGATataaatgatgaagaagatgatgaatttgTTGATAGTGAGGAGGAAATTGAAGAAAATGAGGTTCATGAAGAAGATTTTTGGGTTGAAAAAGAGAAAAAGGTTATGGCTTTAGGTGAAATTATGAATCAAGAATGTGAAGGTAGTGAAGAAATAGTTGAAATTGAGGAAGAGGAGGTCAAACAAAGTGTTCCAGAAGAAAATGTGGAAATGAATCTTGAAATGGAGGCAAAACAGAGTGTTTTAGAAGATAATGTGGAAATGAATCTTGAAATTAAGAAAAAAGAGTGTGATTTAGAAGAAAATGATCAAGAACAAAGTTTGGAAatcaatgaagaagaagaaaggttCTATCTTGATACTTTATTTGATGAAATTGAACATCAAGAAATTGAAGATCAAGAAGTTGAAGAAGAAGAGGGTGAGGATGATGATATGGAAGATGCTCAAGAAGAATTATATGAAGACATTCAAGAAAATGAAACAGGGGAGTCAAACATTGAAAAAGTCAAAGTATTTGAAGAAGAATATCAAAATATGGTCACAGAATTTTTTCCTGATGATGAATCCCATGAAGAAATCGTCATGGAGTCAGAAATAATAGAAAATGAAGTGTTAgaggaagaaaatgagaaaaaagACACAAATACTAGCAAACCAATGCCTGAATGTTTGTTGTTGATGATGTATGAGCCCAAGTTATCAATGGAAGTATCAAAAGAGACATGGGTATGCAGTAGCGACTTCATTCGAAGGAGGTCGAATAAGAAGAAACCGCCACAGCCGCCGCCACAGCCAACACAGACGCTAGTCGAATCGATTGAGGGTCAACAAGAGTCAAAGGTCAAAGCTTCTTCTAGTCCTAGCGATGTGACTACTAAAGAGCATGACAATCATGTGATGAAAATGAATGCGGTTCAAAGCGAACCAGGGTTGCACCAACCGGCTCGGTCCTCGTATTCATTTCCTACAAGGCCGTCAGTTTTGGAGCAGAAGTTAGTGAACACAATGGGATACGAGCCGCTTGTACTGACTAGATGTAACTCAGAGCCAATGAGAACCGCAGCTGCAAAACTAAAACCGGACGCTTGTTATTGGAAAAACAAGCTCGAGCCACCGCGCCGGGCTTCTTTTGGCATAGGCATGGCTGGGTTAGGTTTTTAA